From Candidatus Woesearchaeota archaeon, one genomic window encodes:
- a CDS encoding radical SAM protein — protein MINRLAKLSFEGIKKGVLHRIQYSANKASYPTFLTYQFTNLCNSRCIMCGIWKNRRSNELAIKEIKKIFENRLFSKIRWINLTGGEPFLRNDLVETVKIVNTLPDLEGIAIPTNGFLTDKIAKDVKTILSVLNKNKFLSVTVSIDGLEKTHDKIRGINGCFKRAISTIKELRKIKNKNFNLGVETTISKLNLGELMESYLYLKKLVPYIGHTIALPSAGYFGNLNSNVFITKEDYRKIIKFLKTIIKYEPEHAFYYNLLIDIMNGKNRKMFCLAGFKSVFMNQNGNLYPCAILSGNKKYFVGNAIDKDILKKWFESNELRKSLKKEQLCKRCSFSCDLINNIKEEFLQFSMFLLKNPKVAFGLAGKLNKFKGSYF, from the coding sequence ATGATAAACAGGCTTGCAAAGCTGTCTTTTGAAGGCATTAAAAAGGGAGTTCTGCATAGGATACAATACAGCGCAAATAAGGCTTCTTACCCGACATTTTTAACCTATCAGTTTACTAATCTTTGCAACAGCAGATGCATAATGTGCGGAATATGGAAGAACAGAAGAAGCAATGAATTAGCAATAAAGGAAATTAAAAAAATATTTGAAAACAGGCTTTTTTCCAAAATAAGGTGGATTAATTTAACTGGAGGCGAGCCTTTTTTAAGGAATGATCTTGTTGAAACTGTTAAGATAGTGAATACGCTGCCTGATCTTGAAGGAATTGCGATTCCAACAAACGGGTTTTTAACAGATAAAATTGCCAAAGACGTAAAAACCATTTTAAGTGTTTTAAATAAAAATAAATTTTTATCCGTAACTGTATCAATTGACGGCCTTGAAAAAACTCACGACAAAATACGCGGCATAAATGGTTGCTTTAAAAGAGCTATTTCAACGATAAAAGAGTTGAGGAAGATAAAAAACAAGAATTTCAATCTTGGCGTTGAAACAACGATTTCAAAGCTCAATCTTGGCGAATTAATGGAGTCTTACCTTTATCTTAAAAAACTTGTTCCTTATATAGGCCACACAATTGCTCTTCCTTCAGCAGGCTATTTTGGAAATTTAAATTCAAATGTTTTCATAACTAAAGAAGATTACCGGAAAATCATAAAATTTCTGAAAACAATAATAAAATACGAGCCAGAGCATGCCTTCTATTACAATTTACTGATTGATATAATGAACGGAAAGAACAGAAAAATGTTCTGCCTTGCAGGTTTTAAAAGTGTTTTTATGAACCAGAACGGAAACTTGTACCCCTGCGCAATATTGTCAGGTAATAAAAAATATTTTGTAGGGAATGCTATTGACAAAGATATTTTAAAGAAATGGTTTGAAAGCAATGAATTAAGAAAAAGCCTTAAAAAAGAGCAATTATGCAAAAGATGCTCGTTTTCATGCGATCTGATAAACAACATCAAAGAGGAGTTTCTGCAGTTTTCCATGTTTTTATTAAAAAATCCAAAAGTAGCTTTTGGTTTGGCGGGAAAACTGAATAAGTTTAAGGGAAGTTATTTTTAA
- a CDS encoding OB-fold nucleic acid binding domain-containing protein, translating into MIKIPVETIIEKIKEKTNLSDNEIEDKIKEKLKHLSGLISREGAAHIVANDLGVKIFEQVSGKLKIKNILAGMRNVETVGKITEIYELREFISGERSGKVASLVMGDETGSVRIVLWNDQVNNLEKMKQGDVIKIVGGYVRENFGRLEVHINDKSKLIISPPGEAIDEIKETEMKIQAKRKKINELKESEPNVELFGTIVDVSDPKFFEVCPKCEKRARMLSNNFMCEEHGIVEPAYSYVMNTFLDDGTDNIRVVFFKKQANALLSKNEEEITKYRENIPEFEAVKTELKGKQIKVVGRVVKNAMFGRLELISQLVFPNVDPSEEIERLKKEIEARDIPPISNR; encoded by the coding sequence TTGATTAAAATACCTGTAGAGACTATAATTGAGAAGATAAAGGAGAAGACAAATTTAAGCGATAACGAGATTGAAGATAAGATCAAGGAAAAACTAAAGCATCTTTCTGGCCTTATATCGAGGGAAGGGGCAGCCCATATTGTGGCGAATGACCTTGGTGTCAAGATCTTCGAGCAGGTTTCTGGAAAATTAAAAATTAAAAATATTCTTGCCGGCATGAGGAATGTTGAAACTGTAGGAAAAATTACAGAGATATATGAATTGAGAGAGTTCATATCTGGAGAAAGAAGCGGAAAGGTTGCATCACTTGTGATGGGGGATGAAACAGGCAGCGTAAGGATTGTGCTCTGGAATGACCAGGTGAATAACCTTGAAAAGATGAAGCAGGGTGATGTAATCAAGATTGTCGGCGGCTATGTAAGGGAGAATTTTGGCAGGCTGGAAGTGCATATCAATGACAAGAGCAAGCTTATCATAAGCCCGCCTGGCGAAGCGATAGATGAGATAAAAGAAACAGAAATGAAGATACAGGCGAAAAGAAAAAAGATAAATGAGCTGAAAGAAAGCGAGCCGAATGTAGAGCTGTTCGGCACAATAGTGGATGTTTCTGATCCCAAGTTCTTTGAAGTCTGCCCGAAATGCGAGAAAAGGGCAAGGATGCTGTCAAACAATTTTATGTGCGAGGAGCACGGCATAGTTGAGCCAGCTTATTCTTATGTTATGAATACGTTTTTGGATGACGGAACAGACAACATAAGGGTTGTGTTTTTCAAAAAGCAGGCAAACGCTCTGCTGAGCAAGAATGAGGAAGAGATCACAAAATACAGGGAAAATATTCCTGAGTTTGAAGCAGTGAAAACCGAGCTGAAGGGAAAACAGATCAAGGTTGTGGGCAGGGTTGTCAAGAATGCGATGTTTGGAAGACTGGAGCTCATATCGCAGCTCGTATTCCCGAATGTTGATCCTTCTGAAGAGATCGAAAGACTGAAGAAAGAGATAGAAGCACGAGATATTCCGCCAATCTCCAATAGGTAG
- a CDS encoding endonuclease/exonuclease/phosphatase family protein, which produces MKLISLNVGLKIDNATEVGKFIKSHDPDFVAYQEIMRHFDENVFEMYKSEFGIEKIAKFPYKFFGPKWITDKYMKNGKIHRDLGGMAEQGNEIMSKFPIISATNEHYYKQYSYELDWTNWRRDDEPRSVIIVELDVEGKKLQILNLHGIWSEDKKGNEKAVEQCKYVLKAAKRKNIPTIIAGDFNLLPEMKGIKLISKEFRNLINEFNIKSTRPNFNDGTDKGGDVVDYIFVNDKIKVNDFKVIETQISDHLPLILDFDIL; this is translated from the coding sequence ATGAAATTAATTAGCTTAAACGTTGGATTAAAGATTGATAATGCAACAGAGGTAGGAAAATTCATTAAATCGCATGATCCAGACTTTGTTGCATATCAGGAGATCATGAGGCATTTTGATGAAAATGTCTTTGAAATGTATAAATCAGAATTTGGAATTGAAAAAATTGCAAAGTTCCCTTACAAATTCTTTGGTCCAAAATGGATCACTGACAAATATATGAAAAACGGAAAGATACATAGGGATTTAGGCGGAATGGCGGAGCAAGGAAATGAAATCATGTCTAAATTCCCAATTATTTCTGCAACAAATGAGCACTATTATAAACAGTATTCTTACGAACTGGATTGGACTAATTGGAGAAGGGACGATGAACCAAGATCAGTCATAATTGTGGAATTAGATGTAGAAGGTAAAAAATTGCAGATATTAAATCTCCATGGAATTTGGTCAGAAGACAAAAAGGGCAATGAAAAAGCTGTAGAACAATGCAAATATGTTCTTAAGGCTGCAAAGAGAAAAAATATTCCGACAATTATAGCAGGAGATTTTAATCTATTGCCCGAGATGAAGGGCATTAAACTGATTAGTAAAGAATTTCGAAATTTAATAAATGAATTTAATATCAAATCAACAAGACCTAATTTTAATGATGGCACTGACAAGGGAGGGGATGTTGTTGATTATATTTTTGTTAATGATAAGATCAAAGTGAATGATTTTAAAGTTATTGAAACTCAAATTTCAGATCATCTCCCTTTAATTCTTGATTTTGATATTCTATGA
- a CDS encoding restriction endonuclease subunit S → MVKVKDYFDLKYGVNLEFSNMEEDSNGIPFVARTEKNNGVVGRVKLIEGINPNPANTISVSCGGSVMASFLQNEPYYSGRDLYYLIPKIKLNERELLYYCMCLKQNAWKYSYGRQANKTLKDLEIPPKQDIPSWVYSLKVNELKKESINSKKIELNIKTWKNFKIVDLFDIEKGERLVKEERTDGNIPLITATSENNGVVDYISYDEFKDSKTIFRDKLTIDMFFNVFYHNYKYFSDDNVHTLIPKNISLNKYVCLFLATTLKKLQYKYDFGRQVRLQRLDFDEIKLPIDKNGNPNWQFMEDYIKSLPFSSNL, encoded by the coding sequence ATGGTCAAAGTAAAAGATTATTTTGATTTAAAATATGGGGTTAATTTAGAATTTTCTAACATGGAAGAAGATTCTAATGGAATTCCTTTTGTAGCCAGAACTGAAAAAAATAATGGTGTTGTTGGAAGAGTTAAATTAATTGAAGGAATAAATCCCAATCCTGCAAATACTATTTCAGTTTCCTGCGGTGGTTCTGTGATGGCGAGTTTTTTACAGAATGAACCCTATTATAGTGGAAGAGATTTATATTATTTAATCCCAAAAATAAAGTTAAATGAGCGTGAATTATTATATTATTGTATGTGTCTAAAACAAAATGCTTGGAAATATTCTTATGGGAGACAAGCAAATAAAACACTAAAAGATTTAGAAATTCCACCAAAACAAGATATTCCTTCTTGGGTATATTCATTAAAAGTCAATGAGTTGAAAAAAGAATCAATTAATTCTAAAAAAATAGAATTAAATATTAAAACTTGGAAAAATTTTAAGATTGTTGATTTATTTGATATTGAAAAGGGTGAAAGATTAGTCAAAGAAGAAAGAACAGATGGCAATATTCCATTGATTACAGCAACTTCTGAAAATAATGGTGTTGTAGATTATATTTCGTATGATGAATTTAAAGATAGTAAAACAATTTTTAGAGATAAATTAACTATTGATATGTTTTTTAATGTCTTTTATCATAATTATAAATATTTTAGTGATGATAATGTCCATACATTAATTCCAAAAAATATTTCTCTGAACAAATATGTTTGTTTGTTCTTAGCAACAACTTTAAAGAAACTTCAATATAAATATGATTTTGGCAGACAAGTAAGATTACAAAGATTGGATTTTGATGAGATCAAACTACCCATAGATAAAAACGGAAACCCCAATTGGCAATTTATGGAGGATTATATTAAATCGTTGCCCTTCAGCTCAAATCTTTAG
- a CDS encoding class I SAM-dependent methyltransferase yields MIRDFYRGLKQAISSILSLIFTERGFLFLSAIDKSIRYKNVAKEIKKFKEKDEKLKILDVGGGYSPLCYLLDKRNFDLTVLDVSKEELEQLKNKKNIKTIIADASEKIPFANRSFDIVASVASFEHVKAEKRKKYIRELKRVAKKSVVLYVQTDKIAEYYDRKIHGFRTKIGIKDEWTEEHMKYGLPTTEQLKAFFPDARIMKMQNASVWYCIMIMQSTPIFELIFPGIIYALVLRWSDNRKPFIATLLNWKK; encoded by the coding sequence ATGATCAGGGATTTTTACAGGGGATTGAAGCAGGCAATTTCTTCTATTCTTAGTCTCATCTTTACAGAAAGGGGTTTTTTGTTTTTAAGCGCTATTGACAAGTCAATAAGGTACAAAAATGTTGCAAAAGAGATTAAAAAGTTTAAGGAAAAGGATGAAAAATTAAAGATACTTGATGTCGGAGGCGGATACAGCCCATTGTGTTATTTACTGGACAAAAGGAATTTTGATCTGACAGTGCTGGATGTGAGCAAAGAAGAACTGGAGCAATTAAAAAATAAAAAAAACATTAAAACAATCATAGCGGATGCTTCTGAAAAGATACCTTTTGCAAACAGGTCTTTTGACATCGTTGCCTCAGTCGCATCGTTTGAGCATGTTAAAGCTGAAAAAAGAAAAAAATATATCCGAGAGCTGAAGAGGGTTGCCAAAAAGTCAGTTGTTTTATATGTGCAGACAGACAAGATTGCCGAGTATTATGACAGGAAGATCCATGGCTTCAGAACAAAGATCGGCATAAAAGACGAATGGACAGAAGAACATATGAAATATGGGCTGCCTACAACAGAGCAGTTAAAGGCTTTTTTTCCAGATGCAAGGATTATGAAGATGCAGAATGCCTCTGTTTGGTATTGCATCATGATTATGCAGAGCACCCCTATATTTGAGCTCATATTCCCGGGCATAATTTATGCTTTAGTTTTGAGATGGTCTGATAACAGAAAGCCGTTTATTGCAACGCTTTTGAATTGGAAAAAATAA
- the radA gene encoding DNA repair and recombination protein RadA → MKKEKKEVALMDLPGVGAATAEKLQTCGYNDLMSVAVASPAELVEIAGVTEATARKMIQAARSSLDMGFETGAELLQKRQGVKKLSVGSKAFDALLGGGFESAAITECFGEFGSGKTQVGHILSVMCQKDDPDAVAVYIDTENTFRPERIIQLARGAGLEPEQVLNNIKVARAYNSDHQMLLAEKTEDLIKKQGLKVKLVVIDSLTAHFRAEFVGRGTLADRQQKLNKHMHTLMRIADTNNLCVYVTNQVMAKPDMFFGDPTQAIGGHIVAHASTFRIYLRKGKKGSRVAKLVDSPNLPEAECNFFVEEGGLKDVVE, encoded by the coding sequence ATGAAAAAAGAAAAAAAAGAAGTTGCGTTAATGGATCTGCCCGGAGTCGGGGCAGCAACAGCAGAAAAATTACAAACTTGCGGCTATAATGATTTAATGTCAGTAGCAGTTGCATCGCCGGCAGAGTTAGTTGAAATTGCAGGTGTTACAGAAGCAACAGCAAGGAAGATGATACAGGCAGCCCGCTCATCTTTGGATATGGGATTTGAGACAGGAGCTGAACTGCTGCAGAAAAGGCAGGGTGTAAAAAAACTCTCAGTAGGAAGCAAGGCATTTGACGCTTTGCTTGGCGGAGGCTTTGAATCAGCTGCAATCACAGAATGCTTCGGTGAATTTGGATCTGGGAAAACACAGGTTGGGCATATACTGTCTGTAATGTGCCAGAAGGATGATCCGGACGCAGTTGCTGTCTACATTGACACTGAAAATACCTTCAGGCCTGAGCGTATAATTCAGCTTGCAAGAGGCGCGGGATTGGAGCCAGAGCAGGTGCTTAACAACATAAAAGTTGCGCGGGCTTACAACTCTGATCACCAAATGCTTCTTGCTGAAAAAACTGAAGACCTGATAAAAAAGCAGGGCCTGAAAGTGAAGCTTGTTGTTATTGATTCCCTTACAGCCCATTTCAGGGCAGAATTTGTAGGAAGGGGAACACTGGCTGACAGGCAGCAAAAGCTGAACAAGCACATGCACACCCTGATGAGGATTGCAGATACAAACAATCTCTGCGTCTATGTAACGAATCAGGTTATGGCAAAGCCGGATATGTTCTTCGGCGATCCAACGCAGGCAATTGGCGGGCATATTGTTGCTCATGCCTCTACTTTCAGAATATACCTCAGAAAAGGCAAGAAGGGAAGCAGAGTGGCAAAGCTTGTTGACAGCCCGAATCTGCCAGAAGCAGAATGCAACTTCTTTGTTGAAGAAGGCGGATTAAAGGACGTTGTGGAGTAA
- a CDS encoding glycosyltransferase family 4 protein, whose translation MKICIVMYDKISDIQAGAGRHIFNLVNALKSTKDDVIVIHRDEKFSDKKIGKNMRLISLPIAGKGALKVLEFQFKANRFIRENIPEDYAINFSETSGFIYLFNKKHKTVTTYHHSHLEELKIFFRNAVHAPFKLILQLPYFFSHLEQRSCLRKSDYIIVDCETIKKDLVKSGIVNKKIKVINCTMKNENKIIKKDDKNLRLLFVGHLEPRKGVDILLNAMLKLRNVPLDIVGQGYMKGYYEKFIKKNKLNNCAMHGFVSEKEKEDLYKKASIFICPSRYEGFGLVILEAVNKGCAVLALDIPILRELFSEGVMLFKDADDLAEKIKYLVKNPSETEKLRKRGRKLLEKYSEERAAKEYVGFMKKIA comes from the coding sequence ATGAAAATCTGCATTGTAATGTATGACAAGATATCAGATATACAAGCCGGAGCAGGCAGGCATATCTTTAACCTTGTAAATGCCCTGAAGAGCACAAAGGATGATGTTATTGTCATACACCGCGATGAAAAATTCTCAGATAAGAAAATAGGGAAAAACATGCGCCTTATTTCGCTGCCTATTGCCGGAAAAGGCGCTTTGAAAGTGCTTGAATTCCAGTTTAAGGCAAATAGGTTTATCAGGGAAAATATTCCAGAAGATTATGCCATAAATTTTTCAGAAACAAGCGGATTTATTTATTTGTTCAATAAAAAGCACAAAACTGTTACAACATATCACCACAGCCATCTTGAAGAGCTGAAAATATTTTTCAGAAATGCAGTTCATGCTCCGTTTAAGCTAATCTTGCAGCTTCCTTATTTCTTTTCCCATCTTGAGCAGAGATCTTGCTTGAGAAAGTCAGATTACATTATTGTTGACTGCGAAACAATCAAAAAAGATCTTGTAAAATCAGGAATTGTCAATAAAAAAATAAAAGTCATAAACTGCACTATGAAGAACGAAAACAAAATAATAAAAAAAGATGATAAAAATCTGAGATTATTGTTTGTCGGGCATCTGGAGCCGAGAAAAGGAGTTGACATTCTGCTCAATGCAATGCTTAAATTGAGGAATGTTCCGTTAGATATTGTCGGGCAGGGATATATGAAAGGATACTATGAAAAATTTATAAAAAAGAACAAGCTGAATAACTGCGCAATGCACGGCTTTGTTTCTGAAAAGGAAAAAGAAGATCTCTACAAAAAAGCAAGCATCTTCATCTGCCCTTCCAGATATGAGGGATTTGGCCTGGTTATTCTTGAAGCAGTAAACAAGGGATGCGCAGTTCTTGCCTTGGATATTCCTATTTTAAGAGAGCTTTTCAGCGAAGGAGTTATGCTGTTTAAAGATGCAGATGATCTTGCAGAAAAAATAAAATATCTTGTAAAAAACCCTTCTGAAACAGAAAAATTAAGGAAAAGAGGCAGAAAACTGCTGGAGAAATATTCCGAAGAAAGGGCTGCAAAAGAATATGTCGGGTTTATGAAGAAAATTGCTTAA
- a CDS encoding N-6 DNA methylase, translating into MVNERITEDFFRDWVKKDESYKKGKIILEEQSSKNIKIDKLLKNASKSGTGIGHPEFIIQFKENDDLIIIVECKPNIQFHSSKEGNVYKDYAVDGVLLYSSFLSKEYDVLSIAISGEDKNNIRISHFLQLRKTKESHKVFEEDKLLTLNDYLNGYKTDEKKFNQDYQELLKYSKTLNDKLHSIKIPESQRSLLISGVLIALTDKAFCSAYKFQKPKELSENLINTIKNKLTDVPNEHITEIITTYSFIKTHTIISKEENKLRDIITEIDEKINNFMKTYKYYDVLGQFYIEFLRYANNDKGLGIVLTPPHVTELFSEIANVNKDSIVLDNCAGTGGFLISAMRKMIKDSKGDSHKEENIKHKQIIGIEFQHDIFALICSNMYIHGDGRSNLIKGSCFDDKVMNQVKNFKPNVGFLNPPYKATKTDPEELEFVLNNLSMLQKGSLCISIIPMSCALAQSGIGLTLKEKLLREHTLEAVFSMPKELFHNSDVGVNTCIMVFKAKEKHPENYKTYFGYWKDDGFIKRKSGRDDYKDKWKEIKKYWLENYKNKEEIEGFSVKKCVIANDEWCVESYMKTNYSKLDKKDFEKTLKDFIAFKFLNKED; encoded by the coding sequence ATGGTGAATGAAAGGATAACTGAAGATTTTTTTAGAGATTGGGTTAAAAAAGATGAATCATATAAAAAAGGTAAAATTATTCTTGAAGAACAATCATCTAAAAATATCAAGATTGATAAACTCTTAAAAAATGCCTCAAAAAGTGGAACTGGCATCGGTCACCCTGAATTTATTATTCAATTTAAAGAAAATGATGATCTAATTATTATTGTTGAGTGTAAACCCAATATTCAATTTCATAGCTCTAAAGAAGGAAATGTATATAAAGATTATGCTGTAGATGGGGTCTTATTGTATTCTTCATTTTTATCTAAAGAGTATGATGTACTCTCTATTGCAATAAGTGGCGAAGATAAGAATAATATAAGAATCTCTCATTTTTTACAATTAAGAAAAACTAAAGAATCTCATAAGGTATTTGAAGAAGATAAGTTATTAACCTTAAATGATTATTTAAATGGGTACAAAACAGATGAAAAAAAGTTTAATCAGGATTATCAAGAGTTACTAAAATACTCAAAAACTCTTAATGATAAGTTACATTCAATAAAAATTCCAGAATCACAAAGAAGTCTATTAATTAGCGGCGTTCTGATTGCCTTAACAGATAAAGCGTTTTGTAGTGCATATAAATTTCAGAAACCTAAAGAATTATCTGAAAATTTAATCAATACCATTAAAAACAAACTTACAGATGTTCCGAATGAACATATAACTGAGATCATTACAACTTATAGTTTTATTAAAACACATACAATCATTTCTAAAGAAGAAAATAAATTAAGAGATATAATCACGGAGATAGATGAAAAGATTAACAATTTTATGAAAACATATAAATATTATGATGTTCTTGGACAATTTTATATTGAATTTTTAAGATATGCTAATAATGATAAAGGATTGGGGATTGTTCTAACTCCCCCGCACGTTACAGAACTGTTTTCAGAGATAGCCAATGTGAACAAAGATAGCATAGTTTTGGATAATTGTGCCGGAACTGGCGGGTTTTTAATTTCTGCTATGAGAAAAATGATTAAAGACTCTAAGGGAGATAGTCACAAAGAGGAAAATATTAAACATAAACAAATTATTGGAATTGAATTTCAACACGATATTTTTGCTTTAATTTGTTCTAATATGTATATTCATGGGGATGGAAGAAGTAATTTAATAAAAGGTTCTTGTTTTGATGATAAGGTTATGAATCAAGTTAAAAATTTTAAACCTAATGTAGGATTTTTAAATCCACCATATAAAGCGACTAAAACTGATCCTGAAGAATTAGAATTTGTACTGAATAATCTTTCAATGCTTCAAAAAGGTTCATTATGTATTTCGATCATACCTATGAGTTGTGCTTTAGCTCAAAGTGGGATTGGACTTACATTAAAAGAAAAATTGTTGAGAGAGCACACATTAGAAGCTGTTTTTTCTATGCCAAAAGAACTATTTCATAATTCTGATGTTGGGGTTAATACATGTATAATGGTTTTCAAAGCGAAAGAAAAACATCCTGAAAATTATAAAACTTATTTCGGATATTGGAAAGATGATGGGTTTATAAAAAGAAAATCTGGAAGAGACGATTATAAAGATAAATGGAAGGAAATTAAAAAGTATTGGTTAGAAAATTATAAAAATAAAGAAGAGATTGAAGGATTCAGTGTTAAAAAATGCGTAATTGCCAATGATGAATGGTGTGTTGAATCATATATGAAAACAAATTATTCTAAGTTAGACAAAAAAGATTTTGAAAAAACTTTAAAGGATTTTATTGCATTTAAATTTTTAAATAAAGAGGATTAA
- a CDS encoding GNAT family N-acetyltransferase codes for MIEVIYTQHLHIPAAAKILFETYYGSLDCAKNYLKGKIKTKESLVALEGNKVVGVLIYARDYSHYANYIQDIAVSKQYRQRGIAMLLMKKCIEISKRETPSKQKYLLSSTDATNKPSIKFHLMCGFKEIGRLKWLHYGKDEVFFAYKLF; via the coding sequence ATGATTGAAGTTATATATACGCAACACCTGCATATTCCTGCTGCTGCAAAAATTCTTTTCGAAACTTATTATGGCTCTTTGGATTGCGCAAAAAATTATCTTAAAGGGAAAATAAAAACAAAAGAAAGTCTTGTGGCACTAGAAGGCAATAAAGTTGTTGGTGTTTTGATTTATGCACGAGATTATTCTCATTATGCAAACTATATTCAGGATATCGCTGTATCAAAGCAATATAGGCAAAGAGGTATTGCTATGCTTTTGATGAAAAAATGCATAGAAATCAGCAAACGAGAAACGCCATCAAAACAAAAGTACCTGTTAAGCAGCACCGATGCAACCAACAAGCCATCCATTAAATTCCACTTAATGTGCGGCTTCAAAGAAATTGGCAGACTAAAATGGCTGCATTATGGCAAAGATGAAGTCTTTTTTGCGTATAAGTTATTCTAG
- a CDS encoding glycosyltransferase family 2 protein, producing METAVIILNWNGKRFLKSCFDSLLNQTYKDFRIIFVDNCSKDSSVDFIKKNYRKELKKIKILQLNENTGFAKGNNEGIREALKDKKTKYVVTLNNDTIANKDFLKELTKKAQNRNIGMVSSRILFLKDKKIDTLGLMLFKSGLFFDIKNEANLKYLFCPCGCAALYKRELLEDIKLNNQYFDEDFFAYAEDADLGFRAVLRSWKCAYAENAVVYHMHQASSSRDFLVYHIERNTIWAILRNMPGALFFRNLPWFILTRAAILFKYLFKGKAHLIIKARLDVLKKLGKVLNERKSIQKNKKIKNKDLNKSISKRLF from the coding sequence ATGGAAACAGCGGTAATTATTCTGAACTGGAACGGAAAAAGGTTTTTGAAGAGCTGCTTTGATTCTTTATTAAATCAAACTTATAAAGATTTTAGGATTATTTTTGTTGATAATTGCTCAAAAGACAGCTCAGTTGATTTTATTAAAAAAAACTATAGAAAAGAATTAAAAAAAATCAAGATATTGCAATTGAACGAAAACACAGGATTTGCAAAAGGGAATAATGAAGGGATAAGAGAAGCATTAAAGGATAAAAAAACAAAATACGTTGTAACGCTGAACAATGATACAATTGCAAATAAAGATTTTTTAAAGGAATTGACCAAAAAAGCTCAAAACCGGAATATTGGTATGGTTTCGAGCAGAATTTTGTTTTTGAAGGATAAAAAAATAGATACATTAGGGTTAATGCTGTTTAAATCCGGCTTGTTCTTTGACATAAAGAATGAGGCAAACCTAAAATATCTTTTCTGCCCTTGCGGCTGCGCAGCGCTTTACAAGAGAGAATTGCTTGAAGACATCAAATTAAATAATCAATATTTTGATGAAGACTTCTTTGCTTATGCAGAAGATGCTGATCTTGGCTTTAGGGCAGTTCTTCGCAGCTGGAAATGCGCTTATGCAGAGAACGCAGTTGTTTATCACATGCATCAGGCAAGCTCGAGCAGGGATTTTTTGGTTTATCATATTGAAAGAAACACGATCTGGGCAATATTAAGGAATATGCCTGGTGCATTGTTCTTCAGGAACCTACCGTGGTTTATTCTTACAAGAGCGGCAATACTTTTCAAATACCTGTTCAAAGGAAAGGCGCATTTGATCATAAAGGCAAGGCTTGATGTATTAAAGAAATTAGGTAAGGTTTTAAATGAAAGAAAAAGTATACAAAAGAATAAAAAAATAAAAAATAAAGATTTGAATAAATCAATTTCAAAAAGATTATTTTAA